A window from Primulina huaijiensis isolate GDHJ02 chromosome 13, ASM1229523v2, whole genome shotgun sequence encodes these proteins:
- the LOC140991730 gene encoding uncharacterized protein isoform X4 — protein sequence MANSVGIQKLVSEKEDLLMDLALAEMLENLERASKSVAILGKKCADPTYHNLDQLFYDSGEIDPKWCRWSYRIKKMEKKVKKMQSFVGATEQMCQELEVLAELEQNLKRMRASVDLGEVKVLEFQHKVLRQQQEVQDLREMSPWVRTYDYTVRLLLRSLFTVVERIKYVYGINQIGFVEGIKDDEQIHGNYLIHNNSAVIQPSVNPSKNSLSRFQIHTGRSFLNLSLKNKTFLGGFHSSILCGKQHEMKTKRFAPVGFSGCVGGGRESPIVENFLPSRGSSFRSFDSSQKDTDEKKGTSALPTLYDILNPKKVPFFISKRRLLNPPPSTLGHSALALHYAKVVILIEKLASSPHLISLDARDELYNMLPVNIRSCLKARLKTFSKTFTLSKYDANDAAQWTLTLETMLEWLSPLAHNMVKWQSERNFEGQRPFFGSNVLLVQTLYFANRVQIEAAIVELLIGLNYLSRYGSMAYGNCLYPRDTIYYNVVDQSSLEFTKVDNGS from the coding sequence ATGGCAAATTCAGTAGGCATTCAAAAGCTTGTGTCTGAAAAAGAGGACCTTCTTATGGATCTTGCTCTTGCAGAGATGCTTGAGAATCTTGAAAGAGCATCAAAATCGGTGGCCATACTTGGAAAGAAATGTGCGGACCCTACTTATCACAATCTTGATCAATTGTTTTATGACTCCGGGGAGATTGATCCCAAATGGTGCAGGTGGAGTTATAGGATCAAGAAAATGGAAAAGAAAGTTAAAAAAATGCAGAGCTTTGTGGGGGCAACAGAACAAATGTGCCAAGAACTCGAAGTGTTGGCCGAGCTTGAGCAGAATCTAAAGCGAATGCGAGCTAGTGTGGATTTAGGAGAGGTCAAAGTGCTTGAGTTTCAACATAAGGTACTGCGGCAACAACAGGAAGTGCAGGATCTTCGTGAGATGTCTCCTTGGGTCAGAACGTATGACTACACAGTCCGACTTCTTCTCAGATCTTTATTTACTGTTGTTGAGAGGATCAAGTATGTATATGGGATTAACCAGATTGGCTTTGTTGAAGGAATTAAAGACGATGAACAGATTCATGGAAATTATCTTATTCACAACAATTCTGCTGTGATTCAACCATCAGTTAACCCATCAAAAAACAGCCTATCTAGATTTCAAATTCACACGGGGAGGTCATTTTTGAATTTGAGCCTAAAGAACAAGACATTTCTTGGTGGCTTTCACTCATCCATTCTTTGTGGAAAACAACATGAAATGAAAACTAAACGGTTTGCTCCTGTTGGTTTCTCTGGATGCGTGGGTGGTGGACGTGAATCTCCTATAGTAGAGAACTTCTTACCATCTCGTGGTAGCTCATTTAGGTCATTCGACTCGTCTCAGAAAGATACAGATGAAAAGAAAGGTACGAGTGCTCTTCCAACTTTGTACGATATCTTAAATCCCAAAAAAGTCCCTTTCTTTATCTCCAAGCGTCGCTTGTTGAATCCTCCTCCATCTACACTTGGTCACTCAGCATTGGCTCTGCACTACGCGAAGGTCGTCATATTGATCGAGAAACTAGCATCATCTCCCCATTTGATCAGCCTTGATGCTAGAGATGAACTCTACAATATGTTACCAGTGAATATTCGAAGCTGTCTGAAGGCAAGATTGAAAACTTTTTCTAAAACTTTTACTTTGTCTAAGTATGACGCCAACGATGCAGCTCAGTGGACATTAACACTTGAAACTATGCTTGAATGGCTTTCTCCGCTCGCTCACAACATGGTAAAATGGCAATCTGAGAGGAATTTTGAAGGACAGAGACCATTTTTTGGGTCGAATGTGCTTCTTGTTCAGACCCTTTACTTCGCGAATCGAGTGCAGATAGAGGCAGCAATTGTAGAACTTTTGATTGGTCTTAATTACCTCTCCAGATATGGCAGCATGGCATATGGCAACTGTTTATATCCAAGAGATACAATTTATTACAACGTGGTTGATCAGTCATCGTTGGAGTTTACAAAAGTGGACAATGGAAGTTAG
- the LOC140991730 gene encoding protein PSK SIMULATOR 1-like isoform X1: MVGETVTDSWFNNIWNSSRKIILQEPDKPVIGILSLEVSRFMLNIVNIWQYLSDEQIFRLREEMANSVGIQKLVSEKEDLLMDLALAEMLENLERASKSVAILGKKCADPTYHNLDQLFYDSGEIDPKWCRWSYRIKKMEKKVKKMQSFVGATEQMCQELEVLAELEQNLKRMRASVDLGEVKVLEFQHKVLRQQQEVQDLREMSPWVRTYDYTVRLLLRSLFTVVERIKYVYGINQIGFVEGIKDDEQIHGNYLIHNNSAVIQPSVNPSKNSLSRFQIHTGRSFLNLSLKNKTFLGGFHSSILCGKQHEMKTKRFAPVGFSGCVGGGRESPIVENFLPSRGSSFRSFDSSQKDTDEKKGTSALPTLYDILNPKKVPFFISKRRLLNPPPSTLGHSALALHYAKVVILIEKLASSPHLISLDARDELYNMLPVNIRSCLKARLKTFSKTFTLSKYDANDAAQWTLTLETMLEWLSPLAHNMVKWQSERNFEGQRPFFGSNVLLVQTLYFANRVQIEAAIVELLIGLNYLSRYGSMAYGNCLYPRDTIYYNVVDQSSLEFTKVDNGS, translated from the coding sequence ATGGTGGGCGAAACTGTTACAGACTCCTGGTTTAATAATATATGGAACAGTTCACGTAAGATTATATTGCAGGAGCCTGACAAACCAGTTATAGGAATTTTATCGCTTGAAGTATCGAGGTTCATGCTAAATATTGTTAATATATGGCAGTATCTATCGGATGAGCAAATTTTTAGATTGAGAGAAGAGATGGCAAATTCAGTAGGCATTCAAAAGCTTGTGTCTGAAAAAGAGGACCTTCTTATGGATCTTGCTCTTGCAGAGATGCTTGAGAATCTTGAAAGAGCATCAAAATCGGTGGCCATACTTGGAAAGAAATGTGCGGACCCTACTTATCACAATCTTGATCAATTGTTTTATGACTCCGGGGAGATTGATCCCAAATGGTGCAGGTGGAGTTATAGGATCAAGAAAATGGAAAAGAAAGTTAAAAAAATGCAGAGCTTTGTGGGGGCAACAGAACAAATGTGCCAAGAACTCGAAGTGTTGGCCGAGCTTGAGCAGAATCTAAAGCGAATGCGAGCTAGTGTGGATTTAGGAGAGGTCAAAGTGCTTGAGTTTCAACATAAGGTACTGCGGCAACAACAGGAAGTGCAGGATCTTCGTGAGATGTCTCCTTGGGTCAGAACGTATGACTACACAGTCCGACTTCTTCTCAGATCTTTATTTACTGTTGTTGAGAGGATCAAGTATGTATATGGGATTAACCAGATTGGCTTTGTTGAAGGAATTAAAGACGATGAACAGATTCATGGAAATTATCTTATTCACAACAATTCTGCTGTGATTCAACCATCAGTTAACCCATCAAAAAACAGCCTATCTAGATTTCAAATTCACACGGGGAGGTCATTTTTGAATTTGAGCCTAAAGAACAAGACATTTCTTGGTGGCTTTCACTCATCCATTCTTTGTGGAAAACAACATGAAATGAAAACTAAACGGTTTGCTCCTGTTGGTTTCTCTGGATGCGTGGGTGGTGGACGTGAATCTCCTATAGTAGAGAACTTCTTACCATCTCGTGGTAGCTCATTTAGGTCATTCGACTCGTCTCAGAAAGATACAGATGAAAAGAAAGGTACGAGTGCTCTTCCAACTTTGTACGATATCTTAAATCCCAAAAAAGTCCCTTTCTTTATCTCCAAGCGTCGCTTGTTGAATCCTCCTCCATCTACACTTGGTCACTCAGCATTGGCTCTGCACTACGCGAAGGTCGTCATATTGATCGAGAAACTAGCATCATCTCCCCATTTGATCAGCCTTGATGCTAGAGATGAACTCTACAATATGTTACCAGTGAATATTCGAAGCTGTCTGAAGGCAAGATTGAAAACTTTTTCTAAAACTTTTACTTTGTCTAAGTATGACGCCAACGATGCAGCTCAGTGGACATTAACACTTGAAACTATGCTTGAATGGCTTTCTCCGCTCGCTCACAACATGGTAAAATGGCAATCTGAGAGGAATTTTGAAGGACAGAGACCATTTTTTGGGTCGAATGTGCTTCTTGTTCAGACCCTTTACTTCGCGAATCGAGTGCAGATAGAGGCAGCAATTGTAGAACTTTTGATTGGTCTTAATTACCTCTCCAGATATGGCAGCATGGCATATGGCAACTGTTTATATCCAAGAGATACAATTTATTACAACGTGGTTGATCAGTCATCGTTGGAGTTTACAAAAGTGGACAATGGAAGTTAG
- the LOC140991730 gene encoding protein PSK SIMULATOR 1-like isoform X3, whose protein sequence is MLNIVNIWQYLSDEQIFRLREEMANSVGIQKLVSEKEDLLMDLALAEMLENLERASKSVAILGKKCADPTYHNLDQLFYDSGEIDPKWCRWSYRIKKMEKKVKKMQSFVGATEQMCQELEVLAELEQNLKRMRASVDLGEVKVLEFQHKVLRQQQEVQDLREMSPWVRTYDYTVRLLLRSLFTVVERIKYVYGINQIGFVEGIKDDEQIHGNYLIHNNSAVIQPSVNPSKNSLSRFQIHTGRSFLNLSLKNKTFLGGFHSSILCGKQHEMKTKRFAPVGFSGCVGGGRESPIVENFLPSRGSSFRSFDSSQKDTDEKKGTSALPTLYDILNPKKVPFFISKRRLLNPPPSTLGHSALALHYAKVVILIEKLASSPHLISLDARDELYNMLPVNIRSCLKARLKTFSKTFTLSKYDANDAAQWTLTLETMLEWLSPLAHNMVKWQSERNFEGQRPFFGSNVLLVQTLYFANRVQIEAAIVELLIGLNYLSRYGSMAYGNCLYPRDTIYYNVVDQSSLEFTKVDNGS, encoded by the coding sequence ATGCTAAATATTGTTAATATATGGCAGTATCTATCGGATGAGCAAATTTTTAGATTGAGAGAAGAGATGGCAAATTCAGTAGGCATTCAAAAGCTTGTGTCTGAAAAAGAGGACCTTCTTATGGATCTTGCTCTTGCAGAGATGCTTGAGAATCTTGAAAGAGCATCAAAATCGGTGGCCATACTTGGAAAGAAATGTGCGGACCCTACTTATCACAATCTTGATCAATTGTTTTATGACTCCGGGGAGATTGATCCCAAATGGTGCAGGTGGAGTTATAGGATCAAGAAAATGGAAAAGAAAGTTAAAAAAATGCAGAGCTTTGTGGGGGCAACAGAACAAATGTGCCAAGAACTCGAAGTGTTGGCCGAGCTTGAGCAGAATCTAAAGCGAATGCGAGCTAGTGTGGATTTAGGAGAGGTCAAAGTGCTTGAGTTTCAACATAAGGTACTGCGGCAACAACAGGAAGTGCAGGATCTTCGTGAGATGTCTCCTTGGGTCAGAACGTATGACTACACAGTCCGACTTCTTCTCAGATCTTTATTTACTGTTGTTGAGAGGATCAAGTATGTATATGGGATTAACCAGATTGGCTTTGTTGAAGGAATTAAAGACGATGAACAGATTCATGGAAATTATCTTATTCACAACAATTCTGCTGTGATTCAACCATCAGTTAACCCATCAAAAAACAGCCTATCTAGATTTCAAATTCACACGGGGAGGTCATTTTTGAATTTGAGCCTAAAGAACAAGACATTTCTTGGTGGCTTTCACTCATCCATTCTTTGTGGAAAACAACATGAAATGAAAACTAAACGGTTTGCTCCTGTTGGTTTCTCTGGATGCGTGGGTGGTGGACGTGAATCTCCTATAGTAGAGAACTTCTTACCATCTCGTGGTAGCTCATTTAGGTCATTCGACTCGTCTCAGAAAGATACAGATGAAAAGAAAGGTACGAGTGCTCTTCCAACTTTGTACGATATCTTAAATCCCAAAAAAGTCCCTTTCTTTATCTCCAAGCGTCGCTTGTTGAATCCTCCTCCATCTACACTTGGTCACTCAGCATTGGCTCTGCACTACGCGAAGGTCGTCATATTGATCGAGAAACTAGCATCATCTCCCCATTTGATCAGCCTTGATGCTAGAGATGAACTCTACAATATGTTACCAGTGAATATTCGAAGCTGTCTGAAGGCAAGATTGAAAACTTTTTCTAAAACTTTTACTTTGTCTAAGTATGACGCCAACGATGCAGCTCAGTGGACATTAACACTTGAAACTATGCTTGAATGGCTTTCTCCGCTCGCTCACAACATGGTAAAATGGCAATCTGAGAGGAATTTTGAAGGACAGAGACCATTTTTTGGGTCGAATGTGCTTCTTGTTCAGACCCTTTACTTCGCGAATCGAGTGCAGATAGAGGCAGCAATTGTAGAACTTTTGATTGGTCTTAATTACCTCTCCAGATATGGCAGCATGGCATATGGCAACTGTTTATATCCAAGAGATACAATTTATTACAACGTGGTTGATCAGTCATCGTTGGAGTTTACAAAAGTGGACAATGGAAGTTAG
- the LOC140991730 gene encoding protein PSK SIMULATOR 1-like isoform X2, producing MVGETVTDSWFNNIWNSSRKIILQEPDKPVIGILSLEVSRFMLNIVNIWQYLSDEQIFRLREEMANSVGIQKLVSEKEDLLMDLALAEMLENLERASKSVAILGKKCADPTYHNLDQLFYDSGEIDPKWCRWSYRIKKMEKKVKKMQSFVGATEQMCQELEVLAELEQNLKRMRASVDLGEVKVLEFQHKVLRQQQEVQDLREMSPWVRTYDYTVRLLLRSLFTVVERIKYVYGINQIGFVEGIKDDEQIHGNYLIHNNSAVIQPSVNPSKNSLSRFQIHTGRSFLNLSLKNKTFLGGFHSSILCGKQHEMKTKRFAPVGFSGCVGGGRESPIVENFLPSRGSSFRSFDSSQKDTDEKKALALHYAKVVILIEKLASSPHLISLDARDELYNMLPVNIRSCLKARLKTFSKTFTLSKYDANDAAQWTLTLETMLEWLSPLAHNMVKWQSERNFEGQRPFFGSNVLLVQTLYFANRVQIEAAIVELLIGLNYLSRYGSMAYGNCLYPRDTIYYNVVDQSSLEFTKVDNGS from the exons ATGGTGGGCGAAACTGTTACAGACTCCTGGTTTAATAATATATGGAACAGTTCACGTAAGATTATATTGCAGGAGCCTGACAAACCAGTTATAGGAATTTTATCGCTTGAAGTATCGAGGTTCATGCTAAATATTGTTAATATATGGCAGTATCTATCGGATGAGCAAATTTTTAGATTGAGAGAAGAGATGGCAAATTCAGTAGGCATTCAAAAGCTTGTGTCTGAAAAAGAGGACCTTCTTATGGATCTTGCTCTTGCAGAGATGCTTGAGAATCTTGAAAGAGCATCAAAATCGGTGGCCATACTTGGAAAGAAATGTGCGGACCCTACTTATCACAATCTTGATCAATTGTTTTATGACTCCGGGGAGATTGATCCCAAATGGTGCAGGTGGAGTTATAGGATCAAGAAAATGGAAAAGAAAGTTAAAAAAATGCAGAGCTTTGTGGGGGCAACAGAACAAATGTGCCAAGAACTCGAAGTGTTGGCCGAGCTTGAGCAGAATCTAAAGCGAATGCGAGCTAGTGTGGATTTAGGAGAGGTCAAAGTGCTTGAGTTTCAACATAAGGTACTGCGGCAACAACAGGAAGTGCAGGATCTTCGTGAGATGTCTCCTTGGGTCAGAACGTATGACTACACAGTCCGACTTCTTCTCAGATCTTTATTTACTGTTGTTGAGAGGATCAAGTATGTATATGGGATTAACCAGATTGGCTTTGTTGAAGGAATTAAAGACGATGAACAGATTCATGGAAATTATCTTATTCACAACAATTCTGCTGTGATTCAACCATCAGTTAACCCATCAAAAAACAGCCTATCTAGATTTCAAATTCACACGGGGAGGTCATTTTTGAATTTGAGCCTAAAGAACAAGACATTTCTTGGTGGCTTTCACTCATCCATTCTTTGTGGAAAACAACATGAAATGAAAACTAAACGGTTTGCTCCTGTTGGTTTCTCTGGATGCGTGGGTGGTGGACGTGAATCTCCTATAGTAGAGAACTTCTTACCATCTCGTGGTAGCTCATTTAGGTCATTCGACTCGTCTCAGAAAGATACAGATGAAAAGAAAG CATTGGCTCTGCACTACGCGAAGGTCGTCATATTGATCGAGAAACTAGCATCATCTCCCCATTTGATCAGCCTTGATGCTAGAGATGAACTCTACAATATGTTACCAGTGAATATTCGAAGCTGTCTGAAGGCAAGATTGAAAACTTTTTCTAAAACTTTTACTTTGTCTAAGTATGACGCCAACGATGCAGCTCAGTGGACATTAACACTTGAAACTATGCTTGAATGGCTTTCTCCGCTCGCTCACAACATGGTAAAATGGCAATCTGAGAGGAATTTTGAAGGACAGAGACCATTTTTTGGGTCGAATGTGCTTCTTGTTCAGACCCTTTACTTCGCGAATCGAGTGCAGATAGAGGCAGCAATTGTAGAACTTTTGATTGGTCTTAATTACCTCTCCAGATATGGCAGCATGGCATATGGCAACTGTTTATATCCAAGAGATACAATTTATTACAACGTGGTTGATCAGTCATCGTTGGAGTTTACAAAAGTGGACAATGGAAGTTAG